Genomic DNA from Gimesia aquarii:
GGAAGACTTTGCTACATTGAGCAAAGCAGCGCCATATAAATCGGAACGCTCAGGGATAGTCAGGAACTTGTCGAGGGACTTGGTGTATTCTTTTTGGTTGTAATAACTCTGCCCTAAAAGAAAGAGCGCCTTGCTATTTTCAGGATCGTATTTCAAAAGCTTTTTGAGCTTATCAATAGCTTGGTTTGGTTGTCCTTTTATAAGTAAATGCTCTGCCTGTTTCAGTGTTTCAGTAGCATTTTCGCGCGCATAACTGCCTATGAAATAGTTGGTAATCCAGACAAAGGTAGTAAGAGTGAAAACACCTATGATGATTTGGGTTCGTTTACGCAAGCGTTTTTCTTTCAAATAGCTGCAAGATAACCCACAAAAAAATCTTGTGTGTTTGAAGTGGCCCACGAATTGCGCCTTTTCCGTCTCTCGTTGTGCCGTCATCGTGGTGCTTGAAAGCAGTCCTTTGAAACAACTAAATCCTGTCTCGGCAGGACGCCTTAATTAATAATTATTTCAAAATGTAGCTAATAAAATATTGACGGTTTTAAGTAACTTTATATACTAAATTAATACCAATGTATATTAATAATTTAATGTATATTAATAAATCATACTTATTTGGTTGGTGAAACTGAATATCTTTATTGATTCCAAAGCTTAATTCAAGCAAATAAAAAAATCTTCTCGCCTTGATTTTTTACTTATCAAAGTAGCCGAGCTTCATTCGGTTCATGAAATATAACGCGTTTTATGTTTTTTTCGTTGTATTTATGTGTTTATAAGGAGAGAGATTATGAAATTGAAACCAAGACGAAGATTTGGTTTTACATTGATTGAGTTGTTGGTTGTGATTGCGATTATTGCGATTCTGATTGCCCTTCTATTACCTGCTGTTCAACAGGCACGCGAAGCCGCTCGCCGCAGCCAATGCAAGAATAATTTGAAACAGCTTGGCCTTGCACTACATAATTACGTCGATACCACCAATGGTGTGATTCCACGTGGTGTGAACCATTACAATGCTACTTCATGTTGTTGTGAAACAGACAATGGTAACTATGCTCACACTATTCATACCATGTTATTGCCCTATCTGGATCAAACCCCACTCTACAACACAATTAATTTTACAGTGGATCCCCATGATCCTGTGAACCATGAAGCCCGCAGAACAAAAGTAACTGTATTTATGTGTCCAAGTGCGCTGATCTTTGATGATGTGAATTATGCCCAACATAACTATCCCACAGCGAGCGCGAATCATGGTTATGGTCTTTGTGGTAGACACGGGTCGGATACGACTAATGGAATCTTTGCCTCACGTTGGGGTATGACAGACGACGTATCAGGTGCTGTTTACGCCCCTCAGATGAGATTGCGCAATGTAACTGATGGGACAAGTAATACAATTACATTTTCTGAATTCGCCAAGGGATTGGATTATATTTTACCGACATCATACAAAAACCTGATGGGGAGAAGTTGGTATGATCCAGCAGTTAACTATGGAAATATTGGATTTTCTACGCGTATTGACGCGACGCCAAGCAACCCTAAAGCAACTTACAGTACCACTGTTAATTTTGGCACTGTAGGAAGTGCTCATGTTGGTGGCGTACATTGTGGATTCATGGATGGTGCCGTTCGCTTTATTAGTAACAATATCGATGGTAGGCAGTGGCAAGCACTCTGTACACCAAAAGGGGGCGAAGTCGTTGAAGTTCCAAACTAGTATTTTGTTCTAAAATAATCTTAACCATTGATTTCAATACACACTAAAAATGCTCTTAGTGTGTATTGTTTTTTCTTTTATTAATCTGATTCTTAAAGCGAAACTAACATGATTATCCATTCAAACCAATCATTTTCGTTTATTTTTGTTTTACTCTTTTTATTTATGACAGGTTGTAGCAACCCAACTATGGTAGACCCTAGTGAGTCTGTTGAAGTTTCAGGTGTTGTTACTCTTGAAGGAAAACCGCTTAGTGAAGCGGAAGTTACTTTTACGCCAGCAGACGGTGATCCGTCAGTGGGGCCAACACTCATCATGACTGACAATAAGGGAAAATATACTGCGTCGGTCAACGCCCCTCGCGAGTATAAAATCAATATAGACCGTATGCTCAATGGAGCACCAAACCCCGCTCTTAAAGAGTATCAGGGTGAAGGAACTTCATTGAGTGCTAATGTCACGAAAGACAACAAAACGTTCGATTTTGCGCTAAAAAAGACGAACTGACTTTAGTTTAATCTAGTCAATTCTAATTATCTGGATGACTGGGCTTGTTCGATGATGTCGATTCCCACTAGTTCGCTCCAGGCGGCTAATAGATTTTTAGTGACTGGCCCGACTTCACCATTTCCAATCACAGTGCCGTTGAATTTTGTAGCTGGCATAATGCAGTAAGGTGTACTTGTAAAAAATGCCTCATCAGCAGTAGTGACATCGTAAGGCAGTAGCTGGCATTCTTCGACTGGCAGATTAAGTTGTTCTGCGAGCTGAAAAATCGTTTGTCGACTGATTCCATCCAGACAGTTGATCGTACTTGGTGTGCGAATTCGATTGTTCGACACGAGAAAAAAGTTACCTCCTTTATTCTCTGAGAGAAAACCATCTGTATCGAGCAATAAACTCTGTGCCATCGGATCGAAAAGCTTTATTTCAGATTCGGCTAATGTATAAGTAAAGCGACTACGATTTTTGATCCGTGCATCCAGAGACTGGGGAGGTTGAATTCGTGTAAAGGGTGTCACAGCATGGCAACCCGTTTGATAAAAGTCTGCCCAATAGGAAAGGTCGAGAGGTAATGTAACAATCATAACCGTCGGTTGAGATTCTGCTGGTTTCTGGCCACTCGAAGGTACCCATTGGCCGGGGGTGATGTTATGAATGATCCAGGCATCAGTACCTGTATCGTAACCTGGCTGATTTTTCTCCCAGACTTCCAGAGTGAGCCGTTCGAGTTTATCAGCTGTCATACCGGCTTCGAAGCGTGCTGCTTTTAAACTTTGAAACAGACGATTGATATGATCTCGCAAACGATATGGTTTGTGTCCAAAAGTTCGTGTGGATTCAGTAACAGTCATTCCTAGACTAATGGCTCCATCAAAGATGGAAATTCTTGCTTCATTTGCGGGAACATATTCACCGTTCAGATAAACCAGATTCTGCGTCATGTCAGTTCCTTTCAAGTTTTAATTCTGTTTCAGTTCATAGCAGGAAAAACAGGCGGATTCATATTCGACCAATCGCCCGTTTTCGTGTCTGAGAATCAAACACGCAGTTCCTGGTTTGTGGTTGATCAACTTAATTCCTGGTTCCGGACCGAGTACACTGATGGCTGAAGCGAGACTGTCGGCGGTCATTCCATCTGGAGCAATGACCGTTACGCGGCTTTGATCAGTGAGGCCTACTCCCGTACGTGGATCAACAATATGCGAGTAACGTTTTCCATTAATTACAACATGTTGCAACGCATCACCTGAAGTGGCAACCGCCGTATTATGTAATAACAGGTATCGATCGATCTTTCCCTTTTGCTCGTCCCCGGAGGAGATGCCGATCTTCCAGCCACATGTATTTGGTGGAGGATCGCCCAGAACGATATCACCGCTGGCATCAATCATGGCGCGGTTCACCCCGATTTTCTTTAATTCTTCGAGTGCGATATCTGCTGCGTATCCTTTTGCAATACCTCCCAGGTCAAGACGCATATTCTCTTTCATCAACTCTACCGTTTGATTCTGGTCTGATATACGAACTAGTTTATAGCCGACCATACTACGGGCTGCTTGCAAGCTTTGACTGTCAGGCAGTTTTTTTCGACGGCGAGCCCGTCTCCAAAGGCGTACAACGGGGCTGATTGTAACGTCAAACGCGCCATTTGTTTCCTTAGAGAGTGATTGACTTTTTTTCAGTGTATCTAATATGGGGCGACTGACTTTGATTGGCTTTCCCGGCCCTGATAACCGACATAACTTGTTTAATTCACTTTCAGGGTCATAATCGCTGAGGATTTTATTAAGTTCCTTTACACGGACAAAAGCATTTTGAGAGGCTTTGTTTGCGATTACCTCGTTCGTTGCATATAATAAAACTCTCCATTGCACTCCCATATGCACTTCTTGAAATTCATAGCGAGTAAGAATTTCGCTTTCCGTGCATTGTTGATTGCCTGTTATGGTGGAGAGAAGCAGGCATGTCTGATAAACGTATGACATTATCAACCCTGATTGAAGACTGTATAAAGCTTACCAATACGGAGTAACCTAATATGCTTAGCGTACGTCGCCCTGGTCATTTAATGCAAGGCAAAGTGGCATTCCTGGCCGCGTTCTTAGTTTCTGTTTCACTGGCAAACGCTGGTGAGACTGAAAAAACGATGAAACCATATACCGAAAAAATTGCTAACACGGATGTCACATTTGATATGGTTCCCATCCCGGGAGGGGAATTTGTTTTAGGTAGCCCTGCTGGCGAAAAGAAGCGAGAAGATGACGAGGGGCCTCAGATCAAAGTCAAAATCGAGCCATTCTGGATGGGCAAACATGAAGTCACTTGGAATGAATACGATGTT
This window encodes:
- a CDS encoding DUF4198 domain-containing protein; translation: MVDPSESVEVSGVVTLEGKPLSEAEVTFTPADGDPSVGPTLIMTDNKGKYTASVNAPREYKINIDRMLNGAPNPALKEYQGEGTSLSANVTKDNKTFDFALKKTN
- a CDS encoding DUF1559 domain-containing protein gives rise to the protein MKLKPRRRFGFTLIELLVVIAIIAILIALLLPAVQQAREAARRSQCKNNLKQLGLALHNYVDTTNGVIPRGVNHYNATSCCCETDNGNYAHTIHTMLLPYLDQTPLYNTINFTVDPHDPVNHEARRTKVTVFMCPSALIFDDVNYAQHNYPTASANHGYGLCGRHGSDTTNGIFASRWGMTDDVSGAVYAPQMRLRNVTDGTSNTITFSEFAKGLDYILPTSYKNLMGRSWYDPAVNYGNIGFSTRIDATPSNPKATYSTTVNFGTVGSAHVGGVHCGFMDGAVRFISNNIDGRQWQALCTPKGGEVVEVPN
- a CDS encoding aminotransferase class IV, which codes for MTQNLVYLNGEYVPANEARISIFDGAISLGMTVTESTRTFGHKPYRLRDHINRLFQSLKAARFEAGMTADKLERLTLEVWEKNQPGYDTGTDAWIIHNITPGQWVPSSGQKPAESQPTVMIVTLPLDLSYWADFYQTGCHAVTPFTRIQPPQSLDARIKNRSRFTYTLAESEIKLFDPMAQSLLLDTDGFLSENKGGNFFLVSNNRIRTPSTINCLDGISRQTIFQLAEQLNLPVEECQLLPYDVTTADEAFFTSTPYCIMPATKFNGTVIGNGEVGPVTKNLLAAWSELVGIDIIEQAQSSR
- a CDS encoding FAD:protein FMN transferase; this encodes MSYVYQTCLLLSTITGNQQCTESEILTRYEFQEVHMGVQWRVLLYATNEVIANKASQNAFVRVKELNKILSDYDPESELNKLCRLSGPGKPIKVSRPILDTLKKSQSLSKETNGAFDVTISPVVRLWRRARRRKKLPDSQSLQAARSMVGYKLVRISDQNQTVELMKENMRLDLGGIAKGYAADIALEELKKIGVNRAMIDASGDIVLGDPPPNTCGWKIGISSGDEQKGKIDRYLLLHNTAVATSGDALQHVVINGKRYSHIVDPRTGVGLTDQSRVTVIAPDGMTADSLASAISVLGPEPGIKLINHKPGTACLILRHENGRLVEYESACFSCYELKQN